The sequence below is a genomic window from Capsicum annuum cultivar UCD-10X-F1 unplaced genomic scaffold, UCD10Xv1.1 ctg42210, whole genome shotgun sequence.
GGTTTGCCCCATTATCAATAATAATCGATTCTATCACTATGAATCGgtaaatcaagttattcctgacgAAATCTGCAACCATTTTCTTAGTAACAGCTCTGTATGAAGCAGCTTCAACCCACTTAGTCAAATAATCGATGGCGACTAAAATAGATCTATGTCCATTCAATGCCGATGGATCTATTGGTCTGATAaaatccatgccccaagctacgaaaggccaatGAGAATTCATTGTGTGAAGctcgtgtggaggcattcgaatcagatctccgtgtatttgacattttggacatctctgcacaaacttactacaatcattttccatagtcatccagaagtaactgGTTCTTAGGATCTTTCtggcaaggacaaacccattcatgtggggcccACAAACTCTAGCGTGTACCTCGTTTATCAACTTATTCGCTTCTGCCGCATCgacgcatcttaggaatcccaaatcaggagtcctttTAAAAAGAATTTCTCTATTTGGAAAGTAATTCTTGCCAAACgccggattgtcttcttttggttgttactagcctcttcaggatatattccaaattccaaatacctcttaatgtcatagtaccaaggccttccatcaggctcctcttccaTGTGTATGCAATGCGCGGGTTGTTCCTTcaggcttatttccaaaggatcgatGTAACTCTAATtcgggtgctgaatcatggaagatatcatGGCCaaagcatcagtaaactcatttTGTTTTTGTGGGATATGTCTAAAATCAACATGCTTGAATCTTCgacataattcttgcaccagctccacataaggagtaatcttggagttttttaccgcccattctccccgtacctggtgaatcagaAAATCTGAATC
It includes:
- the LOC124891895 gene encoding uncharacterized protein K02A2.6-like, which encodes MPPHELHTMNSHWPFVAWGMDFIRPIDPSALNGHRSILVAIDYLTKWVEAASYRAVTKKMVADFVRNNLIYRFIVIESIIIDNGANLNSQLMKKICDQFKIMHRNSTAYRPQMNGAVEAANKNIKKILRKM